CTGCCAGGCGTCGCGAATGCGATCTCGTACTCGCTGCGGTGCTGGCGGAAGTCCTCGATTTGCCTGAGCAGTTGAACTGGGAACCTCTCCAGGTCCGGACCGTGGGCCAACAGGACGTGCTCGGTAACGGCATGGTCCACCAAGGCGGTCAGCCGCGTCTGGAGAAACCGCCCAAACTGGTGGGCGTTGTCGGGAAACTGCCACAGGACCGCGTATCCCAGCGGCATCCAGTGGCACAGGATCCTCGTGCCGTCGATCCCCTCCCAAAGGAACTCCGACGGGCTGTCCTTGACCATGACCCGCTGAAACACGTCGTGATCGAACCCGCAGCCGACCAGCAGTTGGGGCAACTGCGGGTGCCGCCCAAAGCTATCGATGGTCCAACTGCAGCGGACCTCGACCCCCAGTTCGCGACGGCAATACTCCTTGCCCCACATCACCTGCCGAATGAACGACTCGCCGGACGGGATGTTCAGGTCGGGCATCACCAGCACACCGCCCACCACCGCCAGCCGTCCCTCGCGGACCATCCGCAGGAAGAACTCCCTCTCTTCCGGATGGGCTTTGAGGAATGGATCGATGTAGCTGACCTGGTCGATCAGGAACCGGAACCGCGGTTCGGCCCTCAACAGCCGCAGCGCGTCGACCAGAATCGAGATGCCGATCTCAATCGTCTTCTCGCGAGTAAGGAATACTTCCGCATCGTAGTGGGTGTGGGGGACGATCCAGACCTTGTGCCGCATGCTCTGATCTCCAAGATAGAGGCAACGCCAATCGGTTGACGGCTTCGCGTCACTTTTGCCCCCGCAGATCGGTGATGTCCGGGCCATCTTCGGGCTCGACGGTCGCGTGCAGGGCGAGCCAGTGGGCCGCCAGGCCCCCCTCGATGTACGGCGCGATAGTCCGCGTGGTCCAGGCGGGCTGGTCGCGGACGAAGTCCAGGTCATAGACCGCCAGCGTCACCCCGTATTCGGCGCCCGCTCCAACCGCCGCATCGGGATTCGAGTTGTAGGTGATCGGCGGCCACGGCCGCCACGTCCGACCCGCATCGTCGCTGGCCAACGCCCGCCCTCTGCCCCAGACCAGGACCGGTTCGCCGTCCGGGCCGGTGTGAAAGACGGGGATGGAAACCTGTCTGCCCCATTGTTTGAAGAAGTCCGGGTAGCTTCCGGTCAGTTCCACTCGAAACTTGGCGCTGTCCCATGACGGTTCAACCATCGAAAGAACCTTTCCTGCGCAATGGCAGTCGGATCGGAACGATCCTGCACCCTCACGAACTACCGCTGCGGGGCTTCCGTCTCCCACGTCATTGTAAGCTCTTCCGAATGATTACGCCACATCTGCAAAGCGTGTGCGGCTACGGTGCGTCTACTGTGACGAAGCATCGGGCGCCGAACATGCCTTTGGCCTCCAGCGTAACCAGATGCGTTCCCGGCTCAACGTCCTTGCCCAGCCGCAGGCGCGCCGGCCCGGGAATGGTGATGGTCTGATCGAGTTTCAGGCTTGGGGCCTTCAGGTCGGCCCGGATCCGACGAGAGGATTGCCCGCCAATCAGCGTGACGTTCAGTTCGAGCTCGCCGCCCGGAACACACGAATTGGGCGCATCCAGACACGCCAGCGGCTCATCGCGATCGTACATGACGACCAGAACAAACCAGTTGCAGTCGATCGCGAAGCGGTCGCCTTTCGGACGGATCTCCCGAACCGCCCGGTTCACGATATCGATCAGGTACACCCGCTTGGGTTGGCGCGGCATCTTCTCCAGTTGCACATCGAAGCTGACGCGGTCCCGTTTGATGTCGATGTTTGAGTTCTTCTCGACGTGTCCGCTCCGGCGGCCCTTGGGGTACTGATACCGCGCGCCGACCACCACGTCCATGCCCTTGCCGCTAAACCGTCGACAGGCGACATCGGCCCGGCTGGACCGCGGATTGTCGTGCGCAGCGTCGCCCCATCGCAGCACGTCGGCGACCGGAAAACGCGCGACTCGCCATTTCTGCTCCAGGCCGACCAGAGCCTGCGGATCGTTCCAATACAACGACCCGCCCGGATACCCAGCCAGCGACGCCGACACCGGACCGTGCGGGCAATGCATGATCACATGATACTCCGGCAACGCCACCCGCATCGGACAGACATCGCGGGTGATCGCCACCGGCGCGTCGTTGAAAAACTGCGTCAGCGCGCCGTGAAAATGCTGACGGAAAAAATCCACCGGCAGTTCGGTGGTCAGCAGGCACTCGGGATTGACCTTGCGCACCGCCTTGGCCACTTTCTCCAGCAGTTGGCAAAGCCACTTGTTGTAGTCGAACGGGCTCTCGTGCCGGTGCTTGGGGTTGTAGCACGGGAAAAAGTACGCGCCCAGCGAATCGAGTCGTATCCCGTCGGCCCCGGTCCGCCGGACCAGTTCGGCGCACGTCCTCGCCAAGTGGTCCTGCCAGCCGGCAGCGCCGGGACACATGTGGACGTGGTGGTACTGCGTGTACACGCCGCAGTTGCTCCCGTCCTGATTCATCACCGCCCAATCGTGGGCCCGCCCGTCACGGGCGATCTCAGCGTCGTCGCTGACGATGTAGCCCTCGATGTACAGCGTGAAGCGCGAACCGAGCCGCTGCATCCCGCGCACGCCCGCACGCATCGCCCGCACGCCGCCGAGATCCTCGCGCACCACGTTGTCGCCGTCGGTGTGGGTGAAACGCATGCCGGAGGCCTTCGGCCCCATGCCCGACCGGCTGAAAAACGCAAGTTCATACACGTCAGCCGGCTCGCCGAGGACCATCGCGGGCAGCTCAGCGAAGCTCGACGCGCGGTAGGCCACCGTCCGGATCGCCTCCTCCGGCAAACCTCCCATCTCCTGGCCCCGCCTCAGCATCCACCGGCCGCGGTGCGAGTCCACGTCGGCGACCCACGCGGGCGCCTCAGCCAGCTTGAAGTGCTTCCGGAACCACCGGTGGTATTCCACCGCCGCGGGCTTCCAGTCGCCGCTGTAGACAAGAAGCCGAACCGGCGGAAACGCCATCGTCTGGCCCGGCTGCAGAATCACCGGCGGAAAGTAGCGGACCTGGACCGATGGCTTTTCATAGATGATCTCCTTGTTGCGGAGTTCCGCGTCCTCGACGATGAAGGCTAAGGCGTCCTTGCTCTGCTCATCAAACACACAGCCCCACTGCATGCTCATCTGGCTGCCCTGCCCGTAAATCCCGCCCCGCTCCTTGCCCGCCGTCCACAGCGGCCGGACGTAACCGGCTTCGTCATTGACCACCATCAGGTTCTTACGCCCCTCGCCAAGCCGAATCCCGCCGATAAACGGAAACACCGCCATCATCGGACACGGCTGATCCGAGACGTTCTTGACCTTCAGCTTCCACCGCGACGAGTTGCCCGCCAGCGAAACGCTCAACTCCGCCTGCCACGGACCCTGCCGGTAGATGAGCGAAAGGCCGTTGCCTTTCTTCCCGATCGTCACCGCCTCAGCCGAAATTGGCGAAAACACCTTGCTCGCCAACTCCGCCGGGTCGGGCAGCGGCTCCGGCCCGTTCGGAATGCCGGGAAACCCGAACGTCCGGTGAAAGTCGTAATAGACCGCGAAGGGATTCCCCGGCCCCTTTGCTTGGACCAGGCACGAGTTGCCGGTGGCCAGGTTGCGGATATCGGCCAGAGCTCCGGTCCTGGAATCAAACGACAACGCGACGTGCTTGTTCGATAGCGTTTCCACGCGATTGAGCCTCCGGACTATGGTTTTTGTTAACCAATGTATTGATTTTGACAACAATGTCAAGTACATTACCCTCAAGAGCCGAACCGGCCGCTGAAAGGCGAACCGAATGTCGTTGACGCGGTACATCGAGCAGGACCTTAAACACCGTATCCACAACGGGTTGGACCTGCCCTGCCGACTCACCCTACAGGGTCTCTCAGCCCACTACCGGGTCAGCCCGACCCCGGTCCGCCAGGCCGTCGGGCGGCTGATCGACGACGGTTACCTCAAAAAAACGGGCAAAGGCGGACGTCTGACGGTCGGACAGGGCAGGACAACCGCGGCTACACCCCCGCCCGCCGAACCGCCGCCGCGACCGGCCAGTCAATATCAGCACGTCGCCGACGACCTGGTCGGCCTGAGCTTTCTCGGCCGCGAGACGTTCCTCCGCGAACAGCACGCAGCCGCCCGATACGGCATCAGCCGAACCGCCATGCGACAGATCTTCGAACGCCTCGCCGGCCTGGGAATCCTCGAACACGTGCCACGCCGCGGCTGGCGGCTTCGGCCGTTCCGGTTCGAATACCTCGTGATGTTCACCGAGGTCCGCCAGGTGATGGAACGCGAGGCCCTGCGGCTGGCGCGGACCCGTCTGGTCGAGCAGGACCTGCGAACGATCATCGACCGCAACGTCCCAGCCGCCTCGGAAACCGATACGCCCCAAACCGACAACTCGCTGCACGAGTACCTCATCGTCAAATCCGGCAACCTGTTCATCAAGGACTTCTTCGACCGCTACCGGCGGTACTACGACGTGTTGCACCGCTGGGAGGAACGGGATGGCCAAGCTCTCGCCCAGAGCGTCCGCCAGCACCGCCGGATCGCCAAGGCCTTGATCCGGCGAGACTGGCCAAAGGCGCAAGACGCCCTGATCGAGCACATCCGTCACAGCCAGGCCGGCATCGACCGGCTCTTTGAAGGCGACCGGCCCAACGCACAACTCTTCGGCAGTGAGTTCCGGCAATTCATCATTGAACAACTCGAAGCGAGGTAACGGCGATGCTGGTGTTCAAATGCTCCCACGACAATGACCTGTACCGCATCGTCTCGGCTGACGACAAAATGTGCCTCCGATGCGACGATGCAGCCGAGGCCATCGATCGGGCCGCGGATCGATCAGCCGTGCTGGTCCTCGCCGACGGGTATCCGGAGGCGACGACCGATTTCCCGCTGGAGGCGTGGGAGAAGGTCCGCACCAGGAACCTTCGCCTGTACATCGAATACCCGACCGCAATTCCCGATCTGGAGCTGGGCCGCCCGACGTTGCTGGCCACCGGCCCGTACGGCTCGATCATCGAACGGATCGTGACCGCCTCCGACGCCTTCGCCCCGGAGTTGGAGCGGCTCAGCATCCTGGGCTCATGGAATACTCATTACCTTCCGACGACGTGCGCCGATCCGCACCTGGTGCTGGCCCAGGTCGCGGGCTTCGATAAGGCGGTACTCGGTCTGCCGCCCGCGACGCATCCGCTGCTCTTCGAGCTTCCATTCGGCTGCGTGCTGGTGGCTGCGACCAAGCTGAGCAATTTCATCGCCGCGCGATACGCGCCACAGGCGGCCTGGCGGGCGGTGTGGCGGATGATCCTGGGTTGGCTCGAGCCGGATCGCCGCTGGCGGCTGGAGTGGGACCCGCTGGTGCGCCCGAGCTACCGCCGCGACGACCCGCTGCCGGACCAGGCGCAGATGCACGCGCTGTCACGGGCCTGCCGGTGGATCGTCGAGTCGAAGCTGCTGGTGCATCCGTCGGACGAACGCCATCTCGAGCCGCTGAGCAAAGTTCCGCAGCCGCTGCCCGAAGATTGGAGCGTCGGCGACGGCTCGCGCGGCATGCTGGAAAGCTACTCGTCCAAACGGATCGAACTCGACGGCCGCCAGCCCGTGGGCGGCGACGTTCGGGCCGACAGCGTCTGTCAGGTGGCCGCGGTGGCGGCGTTCGGAGCACGCCTCTTCGAGAACCGGACCTACGCCCGGATCGCCCGCAACCTGCTGGACTTCACCTATTTCAACTCAACCATGTTCGAGAATCGCGCGCCGGACGATCCGCTCCACGGTCTGGTCCGCTGGAACCAGCAGCCGAACGGCCTGTACTGGAGCGACGACAACGCGCGGGTGATCCTCGGTTCGATCGCCGCCGCCGTCCTGCTCGACAGCGACCGGTGGGACGACGCGATCCTCGTCGCGATCCTGGCCAATTTTCGCACCACCGGCCGGCGCGGTTTCCGGCCCAACAAGTGCCTTGAGGGCGACGAGGTCCGCCGGCTCGGCTGGCGGCACTTCTGGGACTTCGACGGCGTCGATGTCTACGCCCACTTCCACGCGATGATCTGGAGTACGTTCCTGTGGCTCTACGGCAAAACCGGTTTTGCCCCGCTGCTCGAGCGGGCCCGCGCCGGATTGGCTGAGATGATGACCGCCGGTCCGAGCGCGTGGAAGTCCGAGGGTGGGCGGCTCGAATCGGATTACGCCCACCTGCTGCTGCCCTTGGCCTGGCTGGTGCGCGTCGATGACCGCGAGTTGCACCGCCGCTGGCTGGACCAGGTCGCGCGATTCCTGATCGACCATCAGGACCCTTGCGGCGCGATCGGCCAGGTGGTCACAGCCCAGGAGTCCACCGAGATCCGGCCCGAAGATCGGCGGATTATCGATCATCCGCTTGCCGCCAACGAACTGTACGGCCAGGAAGAGGTGCCCATCGTCTATCAGACCGGCGATCCGGGAACCGACCTGCTCTATTCCGTGAATTTCGCCTTCGCGGGCATGCACGAAGCGGCGAAGGCGACCGGCAATCGCCGCTACAACGCCTCCGCGGATCGGATGGCCGACTTCCTGGTCCGCATCCAGACGGCCGGCGAGGCCCGGCCCGAACTGGCTGGGACGTGGTACCGCGGATTCGACTTTCGTCGCTGGGATTTCTGGGGCAGCGACGGCGACTGGGGCTATGGCGTGCTGACCACGCAGACCGGCTGGACCCACAGCCTGATCGCCTCGACCTTCGCCCTCCGGCAAATGAACACCAGCCTGTGGGACCTCACGAAAAACAGCACGGTCGGGGGACAGTTCAACGCTTGTCGGGAGCGGATGATACCGGATGACGTGCTCTGATGGGAAAGCAAATGGGTCGCCTACTTCGAGCCAGGAAAGTGCTTGCTGATCTTGCCTCCCGTGATACAGTCCCCAAAAGCCGACTGCGGTTGTCGGCCGAATGTTATTCTCGAAATCCTGTAATACCAAGTTTGAGCCAGAAGGAGATATCAGGCAAATGACTCGAAGCCCTCATGACAAACAGACAGCCCGGCGTCGATTGGTTGATGTGCGGACCGTGGCGGATGCCATATCGACAAGCCAGGTCAATCGCCTGGCCAAACCAAATGCCAAGCAGTTGGCCTTTCAAGATCTTGAACTTGGACTATTCATCCATTTTGGGATGAACACGTTTACCGGCGAGGGCACCGGAGGCAAGGGCGATGCTCCCCCATGCACGTTCGACCCCACCGCCCTGGACTGTGACAACTGGATGGAGGTGGCGACGGCGATGGGTGCGAAGTTCGCGGTGCTTACGTCGCGGCATGAGGAGGGATTCTGTCTGTGGCCAACGGAAACCACAAATTACTCT
The sequence above is drawn from the Phycisphaerae bacterium genome and encodes:
- a CDS encoding GntR family transcriptional regulator, whose product is MSLTRYIEQDLKHRIHNGLDLPCRLTLQGLSAHYRVSPTPVRQAVGRLIDDGYLKKTGKGGRLTVGQGRTTAATPPPAEPPPRPASQYQHVADDLVGLSFLGRETFLREQHAAARYGISRTAMRQIFERLAGLGILEHVPRRGWRLRPFRFEYLVMFTEVRQVMEREALRLARTRLVEQDLRTIIDRNVPAASETDTPQTDNSLHEYLIVKSGNLFIKDFFDRYRRYYDVLHRWEERDGQALAQSVRQHRRIAKALIRRDWPKAQDALIEHIRHSQAGIDRLFEGDRPNAQLFGSEFRQFIIEQLEAR